The window TTTTATTGAGCAGCTTCTCGTGGTCCTGGTGAATGGCCTTGACCCAGACCTTGGCAACGCCCAGTTCCTTAAGAAACATGGAGATCATGACGCTGGCGGCAATGGAATCGCCCACGCTGACCAGGACGTGATGCAGGTCTTGGATACGAATTTGCTCCAGGGCCTCGCGGCTCATGGCATCAACCTGATAGACCTGGGTCAGGACATGCTGGGCATTTTTCACTTTGTCAGGTCTTGTCTCTACGCCCAGGACCTCATGGCCGAGATCAACCAGGGTTTTTCCCAGTTGAAGGCCGAATTTACCGAGTCCGATAATACCGATTTGTAATTTCATTGTAAAAGTTAATAGCTTGTTATCCCGCTGCTTACGGGGTTTCAGCAAGGTGGTTTTTATCAATACCCATCCCTTGGGACGGGTGTTTTTTATTACTCCAGCTCAGCCCACAGAAAGTTTTACTTCAGGCTTGGAAAAAAGGATTTTGGTGCGCATGGATTGAATAGAACTGAGTAGGACTAGGGGGCCGAGTCGACCAACAAACATGAGAAACATGATGATGACCCTCCCTGGTGGGGAAAGTTTGGACGTGAAACCGGTGCTGAGTCCTGCTGTGCCGAAGGCTGAAACCGTTTCAAAAAGAATTTCCAGGAATTGGCCGCGTGCCTGGTTGTGGGGGACATTGCCGCCTTCGGTAAAATCGAGGGCAATCACGCAGAGAAAGATAAGGGCCAGGGAAAAGAAAAGCAGGGTCAGGGATTTATTCACCGATTCCCGATCCACCGCATATCTGCCGATCACTGCCTGTTCCCGGCCTGATATTTGGGCGCGGGTAAAGGCGACCAGAATGCGGAAGGTGGTGACCTTAGTTCCCCCTGCGCAGGAGCCTGGTGCGCCGCCGACAAACATCAGGAAAATCATAAAGACCAGTGAGGCATTTGTCATGACAGACAGGTCCAGGGAGTTAAAGCCTGCTGTGCGGCAGGTCACCGACTGAAACAGGGAGGTGAGGATTGCCTCATGGAAGCTAATCTCGCCTTTGCTTCCGAGAAATTCCGCACAATAAATATAGATCCAGCCTGCAATAATGAGAAAAATCGTGGTCTGCATAACCACGCTGAAATGCCAGCTCTTCTGCACTTGCTCCTGGGGTTTTCGCCAGCCAGCCAGCAGATCCTTGCCTTCAACAATCACAGCAAAGCCCAGCCCCCCGAGTATAATCAGGAGGATAATGGTCAGGTTGACCAGCCAATTACTTTGATAGCCGACCAGACTGTCGGAGTACAGGGAAAAACCTGCATTGCAGAAGGCGGAAATGGCGTGAAACAGGGCAGAGAAGGGCGAGAACCCTTCGGGATCGGCAAGAAAGAGGAACAGGGCGCCGATCAGCTCAATCATCAGGGTGACGGTGACAATCTGGACCAGAAAGCGGCCCAGATGAAAGCCGGAGTCATGGAGCAGGCTTTGCCCAACGGCAATGCGGTCCGTGAGGGAAACTCGTTTTTTCCAGAGGAAAAAGGTCAGGCTGGTAAAGGTCATAATGCCCAGTCCCCCCATCTGGATAAGCATGAGAATCACGGCCTGGCCAGTACGGGTGAATTCCTGGCCCGTATCAACCACAACCAGCCCGGTTACACAGACCGCAGAGGTGGCCGTAAACAGGGCATCCAGCCAGGAGATGACTTCTCCCTGGCAACTCCAGGAGGTGTGCAGGAGGGCTGCACCGACAAGGATTGCTCCCAGGAAGAAAAAAACCGGGAGGGATATCGGAGCGAAAAAGCTCCTCATTTTATTATGAAAGCTGGTGTTCATTCAGTGTGGATGTGCAAAAGATGTGTTTCCTTCGACTCAATTTGCGAGAGGATTATACGAGGTATTCGTCTCATCTGCAATGAGAGGCTGATCATTAGTTGGAATCAGGAGGAGTTGGCCGAAATTGCTGAAGTTCAGTGCTGTGCAGCTCCCTTCTTCATAGTTACTTAATCTGCTTTTCCGTCGGAGACATTCTTGGTACGGTATTCAATCATCGCGAGATGACGGGAGTAATACTCGTTCAAAGCATTGACCACCGCATCTTGCCCGGCTTGAAAGATATCAAGGCGCAGAATGCGTTTGCCCAGTTCTTTGCGGGTGCAATCAAAGCGGAGCTGAGGGTGTCCAAGTGTACTCTTCTTACCTGTGCAGTCCTTGATCTCATCAAAACGAAGCGGTGTCTTCCAGTCACTGTAGGTAATTTTTTCGTAATCAATCGCCAATGTGCCGTTTTTTTTCTTTTCAAAGGCCACGCCAGGGAAATATTTGAGGACAATCTGCTGTTCTTCCTCTGTCTCTGGAAGATAGCGATAGGCAAGGACATGCTCATGAATTTGTTTGAATTGTTCCTCGAACGCTGCCCATTGCTGTGCTTCAATCTCCTCAGCACGATCAAGATGCTGATACCAACGGCGGTCGGCCTGCTCCTGCAAAAGGGATAAAACGTCATCTTGTGTGAATTGTATACCAAGTTTATCCAACCGTTGTTCCATAGGCGGATGCGAATCAAAGGGATGGACTGTCTTGCCTTCTAGATATTGACTATCCTGCACAAATGCGGTGGCAAAGTCTGGAAATCCGTCTTGAACGCGGTTTGGAATATCCACAGTCGTAAGTTTTTGATCAGCGCTGAACAACAACTCCTCCACTTGCATTCGATAGTCGCTGTATGCAGAGATCTTCAAAAGCGACTGGGCAAGGGCATGAGGAGATATTGTTTCCGCAGCAATACGATCAGCCCGCAGTTCGCGCTGTCGACCAAGTTTACGCAGCGATATCTCAAATAAACTTCGGAAACAGAGCATGAAATAAAAAACCGGTTTGGAGATGCCTCCGCCCTCGTGAAGTGCTGTCAGATATATTTCGTATCTGTTCAGCAGGGGAGATATTTTTTTTGAATATAAGGTGTCATTGCCACTGAAATGCGCCATTTCATGAGCCATAACCGCATCAGCTTCACTGCCGTGCAGCACCCGTAGCAGAGACAGGCTGACAAAGAGCGTCCGCCCTTTGTACAGCTTTTCATTGACAGTAATCGGATGCTCAGTGACAAAGAAATTATTATCAATTCCCGCCACAATTTGGTCGGGAGCAGTCGTGCCGACTTTCGAGCAAATTTGCTCTAAATCCTTCCATAGCTGAGAGTTTGTTCCTTGTTCTATAACTACACCTTCCACTTCGAATCTATCATCGATTTTCTTGAAGATTGCGGCAATTACCGCAAAGGCTGCCGTCATAGCCAGAACTGCGGCTATGATGATCAGCTTAATATAGTATACTTCAGCCCAGAAGGCGGTCATCCAAAAGGAGAGGGCTACAGCGAGACAACCTTGAATAAGCACCTGCACCGTCGCAAAAATCCGCAGAAGGCGCCAGCTCACTGAGAGGCTATAATACTGAACTGTCTGCGAGCGAAGCGAACAAAGCACACTCAAGCCTGCAATAAGAAAAACAGCTATTCCAGAGATAACGCTAATGAGTGAAAGCAGGATCATCCAACGAAATATCTTGTAGTTGAATTGTAGATCAGAAGACATCCCCCCACGTAATCGATCGAATTTCGGGTCGCTGGAGGCCAGCATCTGAGAGATAGGCATGCTGCGGAAAAACTCCAGTGCATCAGCCTTCTCTTGTTTACTCATGGAGCTGTCTTGTTGAATACTCCGCTCAATACTGACCAGTCCCTGCTGGTCATACGAGCTCTGCACATGATTAAAAAACCACAGCGAACATGATGGGATGACAAAAAGCAACAGTGCTGGAATAACGTACGTTTTAAGAAAAGAAAGTGTTATGTTTGATTGAGAGGATGTCTTTATCATGAGCATATCTCTATATGGTAAGAGGTAGGTGTGGGAGTGGAGATGCTAGGATGATTCGCAGAGTAGGGTGATGTGTCGGTTTTGTCAATATTTTTTCCCTGGCAATCAAAAGAGAAAGGTAGTTTTTTCAGTATTCGCCAGTGTTGCATGGGAGGTAACACGCATTACTCGATAGACGTGATGTTGTGCATAAGGCAAAGGTGAGTGGCAAAGACCTTGTTTGTGGCACCGCCTCCCTCATCCTTGCGTAACTTGCTTTCTTCGTGGACACATTTCCTGTTGTTTTCCTGACTAACTGCGGTTAGTATCGTAAAAAATTATTGCAAGAAACATCAAGAAAAAAGGACGGTAAGAATGCAGTTTGTTATAAAAAATCGTAAAAGTGCAAATGTCAAAATGTATTGTTTGGTAATACTCGTAGCAGGTTCCGGGTTGTTCTGTAATGTGCCAAAAGTAGGGGCCGAATTAGCAGAAAAAATAGAGACCTGCCTGCAGGAAGAGACGAACAAGCATTGGCAAGAGCTGGAGCAGGCAGGTAAACTTTCAAGTTTAAAAAGCCCGTCACGAGAACTTTCCTTGTGTTGTGAAGAAAAAGCAGGCGCAGACAAAGATGCTTGCTATGAAACCAGAAAGCAAACAATAGCGGACATGGCAACGCACAACTCATTTTATACGGAATCCTCAAAAGTGGTCGCCACTTGCTGTGCACGGTACTGCCTTGATACAGTACTGCCTGAGAGAGTTGCGGCGGAAGGCTCCACCATGCCTGAAGCGTGTGCTCGATGTCGAATACAATGCGTGAGCGATGCTTCACATTTCGCGCAAACCTTACATGGGGATTTGGTGTTTAACTATGGCTGTCAAAGCTCTCCGACGCCGTAAACAGTGTGAGGCTGTCCGGTGCTGGCAGCCGCCATGAAGCAAATCTGAGAAAAGGAAAGCGTTATGCCATTGCCGCAGCAAGAACCACAACAGCAGATCAGTGAGCAGGGATATCTGGAAGGTGAACTTCTCAGTGACATGAAGCACGAGTTCATTGACGGCGCTGTCTACGCAATGGCCGGGGCCAGTGCGGACCACGGCAGAATATCTGGCAATCTTTTTATGCGGGCGTATAGGAGTGGTGCATAGAGTTACATTTCATCTCCCGGCAACGGTGCCCGTTCAGGAACCTTATTCAGAATACTTCTGAATGCGGCTCTGTCCGCCTTTTTCGCCCGTTGCTTCAGGTAATCTTCAGTTGTGATGGCGGAAATTTTTTCAGCCACAGCTGATGAAATGAACTGGTTGATTGAGACCCCTTCACTGGCAGCTATTTGTTTGATGTGACGGTGAATAGAGTTGGGAAGTCGTAAGCTGAGTGTACTCATTGCATTTCCTCCAAGAGTCTTCCGGGACGCAGGACCGTTACGCCGAACCTGTCTGCCCCTTTAAAATCCTTTATATTATGGGTAACGATTACCCGTGCTTTTGACGCGACAGCTACCTCAAGGACATGATCATCTTTCGGATCTTTCAGGTATGGCCTCCATAAAAAGTAAATTTTCTGAAATTCGCTGAGAGCGCATAGATTATCGAGAATTATGTCAATCGCATTATCAGGTAGGTCCAAATCCTTTTGTTTCCTTTTCAGAACATCCTCGTATTCAAAAAGTAAGGTTGTTGATATAACCGGTGTTATTTTTCCGGTATCAATGCGTCGCAAAATTTGATGCGATGCTCCAGACGAGGAGTACAAGCCCGCAAAAAGTACATTTGTGTCCATTATGATTTTCTTCATTACTCTATGATACCGTATATAGTATTATAGTGTCAAG is drawn from Candidatus Electrothrix aestuarii and contains these coding sequences:
- a CDS encoding DUF6290 family protein, with the protein product MSTLSLRLPNSIHRHIKQIAASEGVSINQFISSAVAEKISAITTEDYLKQRAKKADRAAFRSILNKVPERAPLPGDEM
- a CDS encoding M48 family metalloprotease → MIKTSSQSNITLSFLKTYVIPALLLFVIPSCSLWFFNHVQSSYDQQGLVSIERSIQQDSSMSKQEKADALEFFRSMPISQMLASSDPKFDRLRGGMSSDLQFNYKIFRWMILLSLISVISGIAVFLIAGLSVLCSLRSQTVQYYSLSVSWRLLRIFATVQVLIQGCLAVALSFWMTAFWAEVYYIKLIIIAAVLAMTAAFAVIAAIFKKIDDRFEVEGVVIEQGTNSQLWKDLEQICSKVGTTAPDQIVAGIDNNFFVTEHPITVNEKLYKGRTLFVSLSLLRVLHGSEADAVMAHEMAHFSGNDTLYSKKISPLLNRYEIYLTALHEGGGISKPVFYFMLCFRSLFEISLRKLGRQRELRADRIAAETISPHALAQSLLKISAYSDYRMQVEELLFSADQKLTTVDIPNRVQDGFPDFATAFVQDSQYLEGKTVHPFDSHPPMEQRLDKLGIQFTQDDVLSLLQEQADRRWYQHLDRAEEIEAQQWAAFEEQFKQIHEHVLAYRYLPETEEEQQIVLKYFPGVAFEKKKNGTLAIDYEKITYSDWKTPLRFDEIKDCTGKKSTLGHPQLRFDCTRKELGKRILRLDIFQAGQDAVVNALNEYYSRHLAMIEYRTKNVSDGKAD
- a CDS encoding TrkA family potassium uptake protein; its protein translation is MKLQIGIIGLGKFGLQLGKTLVDLGHEVLGVETRPDKVKNAQHVLTQVYQVDAMSREALEQIRIQDLHHVLVSVGDSIAASVMISMFLKELGVAKVWVKAIHQDHEKLLNKIGVDEVVIPEFMAAKQIASRIAMPGFLDYLPFDEAMAVKEFTIKEWEGKTLQELNLTNTFGIQVIAVRRNGDKRYQYIPRANEIFHEGDNFVAIGEVTQLDKVTP
- a CDS encoding potassium transporter TrkG; this encodes MRSFFAPISLPVFFFLGAILVGAALLHTSWSCQGEVISWLDALFTATSAVCVTGLVVVDTGQEFTRTGQAVILMLIQMGGLGIMTFTSLTFFLWKKRVSLTDRIAVGQSLLHDSGFHLGRFLVQIVTVTLMIELIGALFLFLADPEGFSPFSALFHAISAFCNAGFSLYSDSLVGYQSNWLVNLTIILLIILGGLGFAVIVEGKDLLAGWRKPQEQVQKSWHFSVVMQTTIFLIIAGWIYIYCAEFLGSKGEISFHEAILTSLFQSVTCRTAGFNSLDLSVMTNASLVFMIFLMFVGGAPGSCAGGTKVTTFRILVAFTRAQISGREQAVIGRYAVDRESVNKSLTLLFFSLALIFLCVIALDFTEGGNVPHNQARGQFLEILFETVSAFGTAGLSTGFTSKLSPPGRVIIMFLMFVGRLGPLVLLSSIQSMRTKILFSKPEVKLSVG
- a CDS encoding putative toxin-antitoxin system toxin component, PIN family; this encodes MDTNVLFAGLYSSSGASHQILRRIDTGKITPVISTTLLFEYEDVLKRKQKDLDLPDNAIDIILDNLCALSEFQKIYFLWRPYLKDPKDDHVLEVAVASKARVIVTHNIKDFKGADRFGVTVLRPGRLLEEMQ